A genomic region of SAR202 cluster bacterium contains the following coding sequences:
- a CDS encoding ABC transporter substrate-binding protein, whose protein sequence is MQPRLRVAVPPPGEQFTVPYTQTQTSEKIMPSYEHLVGRDIRTNVEVPQLASKWAVAANGKDWTFDLRQGVPFYRDGKAFNNYTFSARDVVLTWDLLNGEEGAVKTSKAKSPGEWNNRLGSGAGNWEVVNDNRVILHSPKVWLDAAFFFSDEWESGIVSKQHWDAVGGEDGYMANPIGNGPWSYVSHSANQNFLHKAVKGHYRQTPEFDELQILFVQEAATRLAQLLAKEVDIIPLLRSQRQQVETSGFKTVKSTLPGLHSSLQIMYYRQNAYCVNGTPLPGAGAPCGPSKAYDVNDPTRKPAVRRALNLAINRDEINKVFFDGKAFPAVSYFPPWRDDWKDEWAPIPGPEGKTGKDGGYPYPYDPAAASKLLADSGVPDGFEITLTCFRVHQTVPEWPDMCERFVQHFNAIKVRSKLEFVNSFGEFRTVARARERSQWLRTAAESLDPICAAVAFAHVWELGIGYMEHEPISDFWKKCNEIASLDERRKLASDLGTLWLKESYSVPLLWIFGEAAINQSVVEDYAVNQLHMGPIRYHEYTKAVQKR, encoded by the coding sequence CCCGGCTACGGGTAGCCGTCCCGCCTCCCGGCGAGCAGTTCACTGTGCCTTACACGCAGACTCAGACCTCCGAAAAGATTATGCCTTCCTACGAGCATCTGGTGGGACGGGACATTCGCACCAATGTTGAGGTGCCGCAGCTTGCCAGCAAGTGGGCGGTTGCCGCTAACGGCAAGGACTGGACCTTCGATTTGAGGCAGGGCGTTCCTTTCTACAGAGACGGCAAGGCCTTCAATAACTACACCTTCAGCGCCAGGGACGTAGTGCTTACCTGGGACCTCTTAAACGGAGAGGAAGGCGCGGTTAAAACTTCCAAGGCCAAAAGCCCCGGCGAATGGAATAACCGTCTGGGTTCCGGCGCGGGCAACTGGGAAGTTGTCAACGACAACCGTGTAATCCTCCATTCCCCCAAAGTATGGCTGGACGCCGCCTTCTTCTTCTCGGACGAGTGGGAGTCCGGTATCGTGAGCAAGCAGCACTGGGATGCGGTGGGCGGGGAAGACGGCTACATGGCAAACCCCATTGGCAACGGCCCCTGGAGCTATGTCAGCCACTCCGCCAACCAGAACTTCCTCCACAAGGCAGTAAAGGGTCACTATAGGCAGACCCCGGAGTTTGACGAACTCCAGATACTCTTTGTGCAAGAGGCTGCTACGCGGCTGGCCCAGCTTTTGGCTAAAGAAGTGGACATCATCCCCCTGCTGCGCTCGCAGCGCCAGCAGGTGGAAACTTCAGGCTTCAAAACCGTGAAGAGCACTCTGCCGGGACTCCATAGCTCGCTCCAGATCATGTACTACAGGCAAAACGCCTACTGCGTCAACGGCACGCCTCTTCCTGGAGCCGGCGCACCCTGCGGCCCCTCCAAGGCTTACGACGTCAACGACCCGACCCGGAAGCCCGCCGTCCGCCGAGCCTTGAACCTGGCCATCAACCGTGACGAAATCAACAAGGTCTTTTTTGACGGAAAGGCGTTCCCGGCTGTCAGCTACTTCCCGCCCTGGCGCGACGACTGGAAGGACGAATGGGCTCCTATCCCCGGCCCTGAAGGCAAGACGGGCAAGGACGGCGGTTATCCCTACCCCTATGATCCCGCCGCCGCTTCGAAACTGTTGGCTGATTCCGGTGTGCCCGACGGGTTCGAGATAACGCTGACCTGCTTCCGGGTACATCAGACCGTGCCTGAGTGGCCGGACATGTGCGAACGCTTTGTTCAGCACTTTAATGCCATCAAAGTCAGGTCAAAGCTGGAGTTTGTGAACAGCTTTGGCGAGTTCCGGACAGTGGCGCGGGCCAGGGAGCGCAGTCAATGGCTCAGAACGGCCGCCGAGTCTCTGGACCCCATATGCGCGGCGGTAGCCTTTGCCCACGTATGGGAGCTTGGTATTGGCTACATGGAGCACGAGCCTATCTCCGACTTCTGGAAGAAATGCAATGAGATAGCCAGCCTGGATGAGCGCCGCAAGCTGGCATCAGACCTGGGCACCCTCTGGTTGAAGGAGTCTTACAGCGTTCCCCTCCTCTGGATTTTCGGAGAGGCTGCTATAAACCAGAGCGTCGTTGAAGACTACGCGGTAAATCAGCTTCACATGGGACCCATCAGATACCACGAGTACACTAAGGCCGTGCAGAAGCGGTAA